The Synergistota bacterium genome includes a window with the following:
- the rpmF gene encoding 50S ribosomal protein L32, translating to MAVPKRKTSRARRDRRFAHWLGKLRVPNLTVCPHCAETIPAYRVCPECGYYKGRQVIEIEEEKE from the coding sequence GTGGCGGTTCCGAAGAGAAAAACGTCAAGGGCTCGCAGGGATAGGAGATTTGCTCACTGGCTGGGGAAATTGAGAGTTCCTAATCTCACAGTTTGCCCTCATTGTGCTGAGACCATACCTGCGTATAGGGTTTGTCCGGAGTGTGGATACTATAAGGGTAGGCAGGTCATAGAAATCGAGGAAGAAAAGGAGTAA
- the hemW gene encoding radical SAM family heme chaperone HemW, which yields MIALYVHIPFCLKKCKYCSFFSVPFRKDLAEEYLRKLFKEIDFWKEKLLNETVKSIYIGGGTPTVYDTEILTSLMDKMRNSFNLLEEAEITIEANPKTISDKKLHALKEAGVNRLSLGVQSLNDHLLSILGRAHTADDAREAINLVNEAKFKSWNVDLIYAIPTQTLKDWLKTLEEVLTYSPPHLSLYSLILEEDTLLYEEIKRGTYDMPEDEGYEMFIEAKKMLRRKGYIHYEISNFALEGHFCTHNITYWKNEPYIGIGAGASSFYNGWRFKREESFEGFLRFSEVIKINKEEEIKETILMNLRLLEGINKDAFFRRFGVKIDEIYGEIIDELKRDGLLEESENSIRLTERGLLLGNQVFERFV from the coding sequence ATGATAGCCCTATATGTTCATATTCCGTTCTGCTTGAAAAAGTGTAAATACTGCAGTTTCTTTTCGGTACCCTTTAGAAAAGATTTGGCTGAGGAATACCTAAGAAAGCTCTTCAAGGAAATCGACTTCTGGAAAGAAAAACTACTAAATGAAACGGTAAAGAGCATTTATATAGGAGGGGGAACCCCTACGGTTTATGATACGGAGATACTAACCTCACTCATGGATAAGATGAGGAATAGTTTTAATCTCTTAGAAGAAGCCGAGATCACTATAGAGGCAAATCCCAAAACCATAAGTGATAAAAAGCTTCACGCTCTTAAGGAAGCAGGAGTCAACAGATTAAGCCTCGGTGTACAGAGCTTAAATGATCACCTTCTTAGTATCTTAGGCAGAGCACATACGGCAGATGACGCACGAGAAGCCATCAATCTCGTTAATGAAGCAAAATTTAAAAGCTGGAATGTTGACCTTATATATGCAATTCCTACTCAGACTCTGAAAGACTGGTTAAAAACCTTAGAAGAAGTTCTTACCTACTCTCCTCCCCATCTTTCATTATATAGCCTTATACTTGAGGAAGACACACTCCTTTATGAAGAAATAAAGAGAGGAACCTATGATATGCCTGAAGATGAAGGATACGAAATGTTTATCGAAGCGAAAAAGATGCTAAGGAGAAAAGGTTACATACACTATGAGATCTCAAATTTCGCACTCGAAGGACACTTTTGCACTCATAATATTACCTATTGGAAGAATGAACCATACATAGGAATAGGAGCAGGAGCATCCTCCTTCTATAACGGATGGAGATTTAAGAGAGAAGAATCATTTGAGGGATTTCTGAGATTCTCAGAGGTGATAAAAATCAATAAGGAGGAGGAGATAAAGGAAACCATCCTTATGAATCTGAGACTTCTTGAGGGCATAAACAAGGATGCATTTTTTAGAAGGTTTGGAGTTAAGATTGACGAGATCTATGGAGAAATCATAGATGAACTTAAAAGGGATGGATTACTTGAGGAGAGTGAAAATAGTATAAGACTAACGGAAAGGGGCCTATTGCTTGGGAATCAAGTTTTTGAAAGGTTCGTTTAG
- the lepA gene encoding translation elongation factor 4 produces MIDKSKIRNFCIIAHIDHGKSTLADRFLEITGTIPERKMVEQYLDMLEIERERGITIKAQPVRMEYKGYILNLIDTPGHVDFTYEVSRSLAACEGALLVVDATQGVEAQTVANAYLAVENDLEIIPVINKIDLPSADPERVKREIEEAIGLDASEALLASAKEGIGIEEILDAVIERIPPPKGDPDAPLRALIFDSIYNSYRGVITYIRVKEGVIKTGQRIMMMSTGQVYEVEEVGVFTPGMKPKDELGPGEVGYMIAGIKDLRQARVGDTITDAINPAKEPLPGYRSVKPVVFCGIYPVDRNNFEDLRDALEKLKLNDASIQFEPESSVALGAGFRCGFLGMLHMEVALERLRREFELDIIATTPNVIYRVVKHNGEISEIDNPAKFPPLGEIKEIQEPYVRLTIFTPSEFVGNVMSLLQDKRGVFKSMDYLSPERVMLVYEVPLAEMIIDFHDRLKSVSRGYASMDYEPIGYRTSDLVKVDILIHYEPVDAFSFIVHRDKAYHKAVSLLQKLKEIIPRQLFEVALQAAIGKKVIARANIKPLRKDVLAKCYGGDVTRKKKLLEKQKEGKKRMKTLGKVNVPAEAFLALMQLEKE; encoded by the coding sequence ATGATAGACAAAAGTAAGATTAGGAACTTTTGCATCATAGCCCATATAGATCATGGAAAATCAACTCTGGCAGATCGTTTCCTCGAGATAACGGGAACGATCCCAGAAAGAAAGATGGTTGAACAATACCTCGATATGCTTGAGATCGAGAGGGAAAGAGGAATCACCATAAAAGCACAGCCGGTAAGAATGGAGTATAAGGGATATATCCTAAACCTTATAGACACGCCCGGGCATGTGGATTTTACATATGAGGTTTCAAGATCTTTAGCAGCATGTGAAGGAGCGCTTCTTGTGGTGGATGCCACACAGGGAGTCGAAGCTCAAACGGTGGCAAATGCCTATCTCGCAGTGGAAAACGACCTTGAGATAATACCAGTTATAAACAAGATAGATCTACCCAGCGCTGATCCCGAAAGGGTTAAGAGAGAAATAGAAGAGGCAATAGGCTTGGATGCATCTGAAGCTCTGCTCGCAAGCGCTAAGGAGGGAATAGGAATAGAAGAGATATTGGATGCAGTTATAGAACGTATTCCTCCCCCCAAAGGAGACCCAGATGCTCCCTTAAGGGCTCTCATTTTCGACTCCATCTATAATAGCTATCGCGGAGTGATAACCTATATCAGAGTTAAGGAGGGCGTTATTAAAACCGGCCAAAGGATCATGATGATGTCAACAGGTCAGGTCTATGAGGTGGAAGAAGTAGGGGTATTTACGCCGGGAATGAAGCCGAAAGATGAGCTTGGTCCCGGAGAGGTAGGCTATATGATCGCTGGGATAAAGGATTTAAGGCAAGCAAGAGTAGGAGATACCATAACGGACGCAATAAATCCTGCGAAAGAACCCCTGCCTGGATACAGGAGTGTTAAGCCGGTGGTATTCTGTGGTATATATCCCGTTGATAGAAACAACTTCGAAGATCTTAGGGATGCCCTTGAGAAGTTGAAGCTGAACGACGCATCCATACAGTTTGAGCCAGAATCATCAGTAGCTCTCGGCGCCGGTTTCCGTTGTGGGTTCCTTGGTATGCTTCACATGGAGGTTGCCTTAGAAAGACTGAGAAGGGAATTCGAGCTCGATATCATAGCAACAACACCTAACGTCATCTACAGAGTGGTAAAGCACAATGGAGAAATCTCAGAAATCGATAACCCCGCTAAATTCCCTCCCCTCGGGGAGATAAAGGAAATCCAAGAACCATACGTGAGGTTGACCATATTCACGCCATCCGAATTTGTGGGAAACGTTATGTCTCTGCTTCAGGATAAGAGAGGGGTTTTCAAGAGCATGGATTACCTGAGTCCGGAAAGGGTCATGCTCGTGTATGAAGTTCCCTTGGCGGAAATGATAATAGATTTCCATGACAGACTAAAATCGGTAAGTCGTGGATACGCATCTATGGATTATGAACCTATAGGATACAGAACATCTGATCTCGTTAAAGTAGATATACTTATCCATTATGAGCCTGTAGATGCCTTTTCCTTCATAGTACATAGGGATAAGGCCTATCACAAGGCAGTTTCTCTTCTTCAGAAGCTGAAGGAAATAATTCCGCGTCAGCTATTTGAGGTAGCACTCCAAGCAGCCATAGGGAAAAAGGTCATTGCAAGGGCTAATATAAAACCTTTGAGAAAAGATGTCTTAGCCAAGTGCTACGGTGGAGATGTCACAAGAAAAAAGAAGTTACTCGAAAAACAAAAAGAAGGGAAAAAGAGAATGAAAACCCTCGGAAAGGTTAACGTCCCTGCCGAAGCTTTTTTGGCTCTTATGCAACTTGAAAAAGAATGA
- a CDS encoding aminotransferase class I/II-fold pyridoxal phosphate-dependent enzyme: protein MRFKPFKVEAWLDKYEPATAFHLGETSMAPLSTRELKDITHLDWKDVENINLDYGEIQGSLPLREEVAKLYPNTDPSEVIITNGSIEANFLAIAALSEDLEVFLAEHPGYNQLYELPQAFGRKVKLYRLRKEESFSVDPERLIKEAEEAEGIILNHPHNPTGASLPEEKMSHIIEELTRKGKKILFDQVYLMLSRGEPITPPARKYSTEVITTGGLSKTFGLPGLRIGWIVGPKEFIEKCWKIRDYLAISVSPITQYLAYLALREKESILERNKKILRRNFEIISNWIKEHDDIVDWVPPSEGCVGFPWLKKEMNSEEICKALIVEKGVLLVPGTCFELPEHFRIGFGFETETLIKGLEKIDEFFKEGLSK from the coding sequence CGTTTCATCTCGGTGAAACATCCATGGCTCCGCTTTCTACCAGAGAGCTTAAAGATATAACCCATTTAGACTGGAAAGATGTAGAGAATATAAACCTTGACTATGGAGAAATTCAAGGATCTCTTCCACTAAGAGAAGAAGTAGCTAAGCTTTACCCCAATACCGATCCAAGTGAGGTTATAATAACGAACGGTTCGATAGAAGCAAATTTCCTCGCGATAGCTGCTCTAAGCGAGGATCTTGAGGTTTTCTTGGCTGAGCATCCCGGGTATAACCAGCTTTACGAGCTTCCTCAAGCATTCGGAAGGAAAGTAAAGCTTTATAGGCTGAGAAAAGAAGAAAGCTTCTCCGTTGACCCAGAAAGGCTCATCAAGGAGGCTGAGGAAGCGGAAGGGATCATACTAAACCATCCTCATAATCCAACCGGAGCATCTCTTCCAGAAGAAAAGATGTCCCATATAATAGAGGAGTTAACTCGCAAGGGAAAGAAAATTCTCTTTGATCAGGTTTATCTTATGCTGTCGAGAGGAGAACCGATAACTCCCCCCGCGAGAAAATATTCTACGGAGGTTATAACTACGGGAGGACTTTCAAAAACATTTGGTCTGCCAGGCTTGAGAATTGGATGGATCGTTGGGCCAAAGGAGTTTATAGAAAAGTGCTGGAAGATAAGAGACTACCTCGCTATATCGGTCTCTCCAATAACACAATACTTAGCTTACCTTGCCTTAAGAGAGAAGGAGAGTATCCTTGAGAGAAACAAGAAAATACTCAGAAGGAACTTTGAGATAATCTCCAACTGGATTAAAGAACATGATGATATAGTCGACTGGGTTCCTCCAAGCGAGGGATGCGTGGGGTTTCCCTGGTTAAAAAAAGAAATGAACAGCGAGGAAATATGTAAGGCTTTAATAGTGGAAAAGGGCGTCCTCCTCGTTCCGGGAACCTGTTTTGAACTTCCCGAGCACTTTAGAATAGGATTTGGATTTGAGACTGAAACTTTGATAAAAGGTCTTGAAAAAATTGATGAGTTTTTTAAGGAGGGCTTATCAAAATAA
- a CDS encoding CPBP family intramembrane metalloprotease translates to MGIKFLKGSFSYAGLIFLLWFKAELAIAYMLYLPLFLIPKKSWNEYGLTLKNWKLSLKLFALACALFLVPFIALSIGLSYAHGFHTISLKLILFQFLGAGLSEEIFFRGFLQTEIEKITGGTWRSIALTSLLFSCAHLFRGVNPLTIGVFLPSLIFGYLRAKTGSVFPSVLFHATSNIVFFSLF, encoded by the coding sequence TTGGGAATCAAGTTTTTGAAAGGTTCGTTTAGCTATGCAGGGCTAATATTCTTACTATGGTTTAAAGCGGAACTGGCTATAGCTTATATGCTTTACCTTCCCCTCTTTCTGATACCAAAGAAATCATGGAATGAGTATGGCCTCACGCTTAAAAACTGGAAACTCTCTCTTAAGCTGTTTGCCTTAGCCTGTGCCCTTTTCTTAGTACCGTTTATCGCCCTCTCCATAGGGCTTTCTTACGCTCATGGGTTTCATACCATATCCCTTAAGCTCATCCTCTTTCAATTTCTCGGGGCAGGATTATCCGAGGAGATATTCTTCAGAGGATTTCTTCAAACGGAGATAGAAAAAATAACAGGAGGAACGTGGAGAAGCATAGCACTCACGTCCCTCCTGTTTTCGTGCGCTCACCTTTTTAGAGGGGTTAATCCCCTAACTATTGGGGTATTTTTACCTTCTCTTATATTCGGCTATCTGCGCGCTAAAACGGGCTCCGTTTTCCCCTCCGTCCTATTCCATGCAACATCAAATATCGTGTTTTTTTCCTTGTTTTAA